A part of Alkalinema sp. FACHB-956 genomic DNA contains:
- a CDS encoding ParA family protein codes for MAHKLAIFNMKGGVGKSTTTYNLAAGLVKFHQQRVLLIDIDPQGNSAASLGIQIWQLGPQLKDVLQRQSSIQETIVPTSSGVDVVPSNILLAEEEIPISGLPGRELLLRKAIAPIEKQYDFILIDCPPNVGVFAVNALMAAEKVIIPVDMSYLGLLGIQGIERALTLVREYLDHPIEVAGALATRYDGRNNLSKEVLASLTDHFGDRMFETLIPETVKLREAPSHGQSIFEYDPSGSGAKAYQSLVNEVMAL; via the coding sequence ATGGCTCATAAACTTGCAATCTTCAACATGAAAGGAGGGGTAGGCAAATCAACGACTACCTACAACCTCGCCGCTGGCCTAGTCAAATTTCATCAGCAACGAGTTCTCCTCATCGACATCGACCCCCAAGGGAACTCCGCTGCATCCCTCGGTATCCAAATTTGGCAGCTTGGCCCCCAACTTAAAGACGTACTGCAACGGCAATCTTCCATTCAGGAGACGATCGTACCCACTTCATCCGGGGTTGATGTTGTCCCCTCCAACATTCTGTTAGCGGAAGAAGAGATTCCCATCTCAGGGTTACCAGGGCGAGAACTATTGCTCCGAAAAGCGATCGCACCCATAGAGAAGCAATATGACTTCATCTTGATCGACTGCCCCCCCAACGTTGGGGTATTTGCCGTGAATGCATTGATGGCCGCCGAGAAAGTCATTATCCCGGTGGATATGAGTTACCTCGGGTTATTGGGAATTCAAGGCATCGAACGCGCTTTGACCTTGGTCCGCGAGTATCTTGACCACCCGATCGAAGTTGCTGGAGCGCTAGCCACTCGCTACGACGGACGCAACAATCTCAGCAAAGAAGTCTTGGCTTCCTTAACAGACCATTTTGGCGATCGGATGTTTGAGACGCTAATTCCTGAAACCGTCAAGCTGCGTGAAGCTCCCAGCCATGGGCAATCGATTTTTGAATATGACCCGAGTGGCAGTGGGGCAAAAGCTTATCAATCGTTGGTGAATGAGGTGATGGCACTATGA